In a genomic window of Candidatus Zymogenaceae bacterium:
- a CDS encoding RNA-binding protein — MQGKKLFVGNLTYSVTSDELGELFANYGEVVEAKVIEGKGFGFVEMSSQEEAVAAKDALHGTEYVGRTLNVDEARPPRNRGPRRSY, encoded by the coding sequence ATGCAAGGCAAGAAGCTTTTTGTCGGAAATCTGACCTACTCGGTAACCAGCGACGAGCTGGGAGAGCTGTTCGCCAACTACGGAGAGGTGGTCGAGGCCAAAGTGATCGAGGGGAAGGGATTCGGATTTGTGGAGATGTCCAGCCAGGAAGAGGCCGTTGCGGCCAAGGACGCCCTCCACGGCACTGAGTACGTGGGACGCACCCTGAACGTGGACGAAGCCCGTCCCCCCAGGAACCGGGGTCCCAGAAGAAGCTACTAA
- a CDS encoding hemolysin III family protein: protein MPEWATPDWQEQTPAEETASSIVHGIGAALSVAGLVLLVVFAGLRGDPWRVVSFSIYGATLIILYVVSTLFHGFKRPRLKRLFRILDLSAVYLLIAGTYTPLTLVSMRGGWGWTLFGLTWGLAAGGVVFRSIFPERHELVSFGIYLVMGWLILIAIKPIIQMLPPGLILWLVIGGACYMIGLVFYALRRLPFHHTIWHVLVLAGSISHFFGILFFLATN, encoded by the coding sequence ATGCCCGAGTGGGCGACCCCGGACTGGCAGGAGCAGACCCCCGCCGAGGAGACCGCCAGCAGCATCGTCCACGGCATCGGGGCGGCCCTGAGCGTGGCGGGGTTGGTGCTTTTGGTGGTGTTTGCGGGGCTTCGTGGTGATCCGTGGCGGGTGGTAAGTTTTTCCATCTACGGCGCAACGCTGATTATCCTGTATGTCGTCTCGACCCTCTTTCACGGATTTAAAAGGCCACGGCTCAAGCGGCTTTTTCGCATCCTGGATCTTTCCGCGGTGTATCTGCTGATTGCCGGGACCTATACGCCGCTGACCCTCGTTTCGATGCGGGGGGGATGGGGGTGGACGCTCTTCGGTCTCACCTGGGGATTGGCGGCGGGGGGCGTGGTGTTTCGCTCCATCTTCCCCGAGCGCCACGAACTGGTCTCCTTCGGGATATATCTGGTGATGGGGTGGCTCATTCTCATCGCCATAAAACCCATTATACAGATGCTCCCTCCAGGCCTGATTCTCTGGCTGGTCATCGGCGGGGCATGCTACATGATCGGGCTGGTCTTTTACGCTCTCAGAAGGCTTCCCTTTCACCACACCATATGGCATGTGCTGGTGCTTGCAGGCAGCATTTCCCATTTTTTCGGGATTTTGTTCTTTCTGGCGACGAATTAG
- a CDS encoding HEAT repeat domain-containing protein — protein MRKRIIVVSVPALMVILLLLSSCDHVFVSEDLEQMLQSEKADERIEAIDLLKVPAEKGNVRALDLLIDALNDEDALVRKSAVKALGEVGDPRAVEPLIETLKDEGICNYFSITQALMEIGEPAVIPLINTIRNGNFIEIQCAITVLKEIGEPAIDPLIEMLQDEDAANRAIAATVLGEVGNPSAVGPLIDMLGDDDYRVRGSAATALGTIKDYRAVKPLIETLHDEDASVRREATKVLGEIGDPRAIKPLLGLIEDEDPVVRKFAEESLKKIGEPTVEILIETLKEKEDASLDESSMTPKENIDLKKIESLIEDLGDNKDIHAREKAKKALSEIGEPAVTPLIEALHDENLLVRGYAAEVLGKIGDSRAVDPLIEALNDTDIKVIYHAIIALGKIGDTRAVPPLIKILEDDASLNQEYAAKALGDIGDPRAMDPLIEALKKKNYFLCEYIAFALVKIDDTRGFEVLLAVLEDEDNSLRRIVVDVLGGIGDPRAVEPLLEALRDEDIGISHAARDALVDIGEPAIDPLIGALEDKDSSVRGGAAKALTYMGEAAVPSLIEVMMDEEYMPRKKVIVILGDIGDTRAVDPLVEVLEDEDSTVRRYAVTALGKIGDARAVDPLIEMLRDENSTVRKSTVTALGEIGDTRAVKPLAYAMKDEDEDVRKEALGVLVGMGEPAVMPLIELLDNGDSEVQEDVVKVLGEIGDPRAVEPLIAVLIPENYRLNTFLYRTLKRVSGLRIFSYDSFVTRWVSACEETDSRLRENAAEALRKIGDPRAVKPLCMVLRDGVLQVRKSAVIALWEIGDPSAITCLKRAKKWKENEGDPVMVFTIDEALKRFEDK, from the coding sequence ATGAGAAAAAGAATAATCGTTGTTTCCGTACCGGCTTTGATGGTGATACTTTTGCTCCTGTCTTCGTGTGACCATGTGTTCGTGAGCGAAGATCTCGAGCAGATGCTGCAAAGCGAAAAAGCAGATGAGAGAATAGAGGCGATCGATCTTCTGAAAGTTCCCGCGGAAAAAGGAAATGTGCGGGCGCTCGATCTGCTGATAGATGCCTTGAATGATGAAGATGCTCTGGTTCGAAAAAGCGCCGTAAAAGCGCTGGGAGAGGTCGGCGATCCACGGGCTGTGGAGCCGCTCATTGAGACGTTGAAGGATGAGGGTATATGTAATTATTTTTCGATAACACAGGCATTGATGGAAATTGGAGAGCCGGCCGTCATTCCGCTCATCAATACAATACGAAATGGTAATTTTATTGAGATACAATGCGCAATCACAGTGCTCAAAGAGATAGGTGAACCGGCGATAGATCCGCTTATTGAAATGTTACAAGATGAAGATGCCGCCAATCGAGCGATTGCCGCGACAGTGTTGGGGGAAGTAGGCAATCCCAGTGCGGTTGGGCCGCTGATAGATATGTTGGGGGATGATGATTATCGTGTTCGGGGAAGTGCCGCAACGGCATTGGGTACCATCAAAGATTATCGGGCCGTGAAACCGCTCATCGAGACGTTACATGATGAAGACGCCTCTGTTCGGAGAGAAGCAACGAAAGTGCTGGGAGAAATTGGTGATCCCCGGGCGATCAAGCCGCTCCTGGGGTTGATTGAGGATGAAGATCCCGTTGTTCGAAAATTCGCAGAAGAATCTCTGAAAAAAATAGGCGAACCGACGGTGGAAATACTCATAGAAACGTTAAAGGAAAAAGAAGACGCTTCCTTGGATGAATCATCAATGACTCCAAAAGAGAATATTGATCTCAAAAAAATCGAGTCTCTCATAGAAGATTTGGGGGACAACAAGGATATACATGCACGTGAAAAAGCGAAAAAAGCGTTGTCTGAGATCGGAGAGCCAGCGGTCACCCCACTTATCGAAGCGTTACATGATGAAAATTTACTGGTTCGAGGGTATGCGGCAGAGGTTCTTGGAAAGATCGGAGATTCCCGGGCGGTGGATCCGCTCATCGAGGCGTTGAATGATACAGATATTAAAGTTATCTATCATGCAATAATCGCCCTGGGGAAAATAGGAGATACTCGGGCGGTTCCACCGCTCATTAAAATATTGGAGGATGATGCTTCCCTCAATCAGGAATATGCGGCAAAGGCATTGGGAGATATCGGAGATCCCAGGGCGATGGATCCGCTCATTGAGGCACTGAAGAAAAAAAATTACTTTCTTTGTGAATATATCGCGTTCGCCCTGGTAAAGATTGACGATACCAGGGGATTTGAGGTGCTTCTTGCTGTACTAGAGGATGAAGATAATTCTTTAAGAAGAATTGTCGTGGATGTATTGGGAGGCATCGGTGACCCTCGGGCGGTGGAGCCGCTTCTTGAAGCGTTGAGGGATGAGGATATTGGTATTAGTCATGCAGCCAGGGACGCCCTGGTAGACATCGGCGAGCCAGCGATCGATCCGCTTATCGGAGCGCTGGAGGATAAAGACTCTTCTGTTCGAGGAGGAGCAGCCAAGGCGTTAACATATATGGGAGAGGCGGCTGTCCCGTCGCTCATAGAGGTGATGATGGATGAAGAGTACATGCCTCGTAAAAAGGTTATCGTGATATTGGGAGACATCGGTGATACCCGAGCCGTTGATCCGCTCGTCGAGGTGTTGGAAGACGAAGACTCGACGGTGAGAAGGTACGCGGTCACCGCCCTCGGTAAAATCGGGGATGCCCGGGCCGTTGATCCGCTCATCGAGATGTTGAGAGACGAAAACTCGACGGTGAGAAAGTCCACGGTTACTGCTCTCGGTGAAATCGGGGATACCCGGGCCGTAAAACCACTGGCCTATGCGATGAAGGATGAAGACGAAGACGTTCGAAAAGAAGCGTTGGGAGTGCTGGTGGGTATGGGCGAGCCGGCGGTAATGCCGCTCATCGAACTTTTGGATAACGGGGATTCCGAAGTCCAGGAAGACGTGGTGAAGGTGCTGGGAGAAATCGGTGACCCCCGGGCGGTGGAGCCGCTCATTGCGGTGCTTATACCCGAGAATTACCGACTTAATACCTTTCTGTACAGGACACTGAAACGCGTCAGCGGTTTGAGAATCTTCTCCTACGATTCGTTCGTAACGCGATGGGTGAGTGCATGTGAGGAGACAGATTCAAGGCTTCGAGAGAATGCGGCCGAGGCATTGAGGAAGATCGGAGACCCCCGGGCGGTAAAGCCCCTCTGTATGGTATTACGGGATGGAGTTCTCCAGGTCCGCAAAAGCGCCGTCATCGCTCTATGGGAGATTGGAGATCCAAGCGCAATAACATGCCTCAAACGGGCGAAAAAATGGAAAGAGAACGAGGGTGATCCGGTGATGGTGTTCACCATAGACGAAGCCCTGAAAAGATTTGAAGACAAGTAA
- a CDS encoding nitroreductase family protein has translation MIRIDEKACTACGICGAVCPRHIPEAAFLHGEKVTVVSEERRLLCMECGHCVAVCPRDAIEVQTLNDDDFAPVRDVDIDGEALFLLLKQRRSVRVFTDTPIPREKIDAIINAARVAPTGTGKSSTGLIVIDDPDVLAELSEHAYMMYEKLERLLRNPIARMIVKRRAGKKGFRTLKDFVMPGMHWYIRWYREGKGNEILRGARVLMLFHSPTYEPVGEANCLIAALHAVLMAEAMGIGSCFNDIIPPACNRVPEIRKLLSLSDDREVSAGVILGYPKYKFRKAPPRELSEVRYI, from the coding sequence ATGATTCGTATTGATGAAAAGGCGTGTACCGCCTGCGGTATATGCGGGGCCGTGTGTCCCCGACATATCCCCGAGGCCGCCTTTTTACATGGAGAGAAGGTTACCGTTGTCTCCGAGGAGCGTCGTCTTCTGTGCATGGAATGCGGCCATTGCGTCGCCGTCTGCCCAAGAGACGCCATTGAGGTACAGACCCTGAACGATGATGATTTCGCCCCGGTCAGGGATGTGGACATCGACGGGGAGGCCCTTTTTTTGTTGCTGAAGCAGCGTCGTTCCGTGCGCGTGTTCACGGACACGCCGATTCCCCGGGAAAAAATCGATGCGATCATCAATGCCGCCCGCGTTGCGCCCACAGGCACGGGAAAAAGCAGCACCGGGCTCATCGTGATAGACGATCCGGACGTTCTGGCGGAGCTTTCCGAGCATGCATATATGATGTACGAGAAGCTGGAACGGCTCCTGAGAAACCCGATCGCCCGGATGATCGTCAAGCGACGGGCGGGGAAAAAGGGGTTCAGGACGCTCAAGGATTTTGTCATGCCCGGCATGCACTGGTATATCCGCTGGTACCGGGAGGGGAAAGGCAACGAAATCCTGAGAGGCGCGCGCGTGCTGATGCTGTTTCACAGCCCCACCTATGAACCGGTGGGAGAGGCGAACTGCCTCATTGCGGCGCTTCATGCCGTGTTGATGGCCGAGGCGATGGGGATCGGCTCCTGTTTTAACGACATCATCCCGCCGGCGTGCAATCGGGTTCCCGAAATACGAAAGCTTCTCTCTCTTTCCGATGACCGGGAGGTTTCCGCCGGCGTCATCCTGGGGTATCCGAAATATAAATTCAGGAAGGCGCCTCCCCGAGAACTCTCGGAAGTGAGATATATATAA
- a CDS encoding HEAT repeat domain-containing protein has protein sequence MEPLIRALKDERHEVRERAAEALGKLGDPRAVEPLIELLEDENLFVRYFSAVALGEIGDARVIRSLKKARKRRENKKNPYVLKGIDEALEALAGT, from the coding sequence GTGGAGCCGCTCATTCGCGCACTGAAGGATGAAAGACACGAGGTGCGGGAAAGGGCGGCGGAAGCCCTGGGGAAGCTCGGCGATCCCCGAGCCGTAGAGCCGTTGATCGAGTTGTTGGAGGACGAGAATCTCTTCGTGCGGTATTTCTCCGCGGTGGCCCTGGGGGAGATCGGGGATGCGAGGGTGATACGGTCCCTGAAGAAGGCGCGTAAGCGAAGAGAGAACAAAAAAAATCCATATGTTCTCAAAGGAATAGACGAAGCGCTGGAAGCGCTTGCAGGGACGTAA
- a CDS encoding radical SAM protein, protein MRTLMISASREVTPDPVYPLGAAYVAAALRNAGHDVDITDVLFADDPRAAITEKIADFRPDVVGVSIRNIDNVSYPLSVSFMDENRNAISAVRSVFSGPVVLGGSGFTMMPREILAATGERMGIVGEGEEAIVLLLRAISGGGDLSRVPGLVVMENGRVRIQNPPRPIENIDAVGRPAGDLCDNAAYLKWGGMGSVQTKRGCTAGCIYCTYPIVEGRTIRVRDPKLVVDEIEHSLGEWGVDTFFIVDSVFNAPPEHAREIAREIIRRKLTVRLAAYVSPTHISERLLEDLRNAGLTGLDLGTDSLSDTVLKKLNKGFTRKDIVETVKAAHSMGMMTCLNIIFGSPGETNDSMRETADLIDELSPTAHHAMVGIRIFPGTGLQKLAVAEGMDEARTIGLEPIFYIARDVAESVVEFVRERAVGRPNWIVPGQMIMAGQDFKGVLRPERYDSGLGSHFRMQGVRGPLWEMMGRNDED, encoded by the coding sequence ATGAGAACCCTCATGATATCGGCAAGCCGTGAGGTGACGCCGGACCCGGTCTATCCCCTTGGAGCGGCCTACGTGGCCGCTGCGCTGAGAAACGCCGGCCACGATGTGGACATCACGGATGTGCTCTTTGCCGACGATCCCCGTGCCGCGATTACGGAAAAAATCGCCGATTTTCGCCCGGACGTGGTGGGGGTCTCCATCCGCAACATCGACAACGTCTCCTACCCCCTGTCGGTGTCGTTCATGGACGAAAATAGAAACGCGATCAGCGCCGTTCGGTCGGTGTTTTCCGGCCCGGTTGTCCTGGGCGGGTCCGGTTTCACCATGATGCCCCGGGAGATACTCGCCGCCACGGGGGAGCGGATGGGCATCGTCGGCGAGGGGGAGGAGGCGATAGTGCTCCTGCTCCGTGCTATTTCGGGAGGAGGCGACCTGTCGAGGGTGCCGGGACTTGTGGTGATGGAGAACGGGCGCGTCCGGATACAGAATCCACCCCGGCCCATCGAAAACATCGACGCCGTGGGCCGCCCTGCGGGGGACCTGTGCGACAACGCCGCCTACCTGAAGTGGGGCGGTATGGGCAGCGTCCAGACAAAGCGCGGGTGCACGGCAGGCTGCATCTACTGCACCTACCCCATCGTCGAGGGGAGAACCATCAGGGTGAGAGACCCGAAACTCGTGGTGGACGAGATCGAGCACTCCCTTGGTGAGTGGGGGGTGGATACCTTTTTCATCGTCGACAGCGTCTTCAACGCCCCCCCGGAACACGCCCGGGAGATCGCCCGGGAAATCATCCGGCGAAAGCTCACCGTTCGCCTTGCGGCATACGTCTCCCCGACGCACATCAGCGAAAGATTGCTGGAGGACCTGAGGAACGCGGGGCTCACCGGCCTAGACCTGGGGACGGACAGCCTGTCGGACACCGTGCTGAAAAAACTCAACAAGGGTTTTACCAGAAAGGACATCGTCGAGACCGTCAAAGCCGCCCATTCAATGGGTATGATGACGTGTCTGAACATCATATTCGGATCGCCGGGGGAAACAAACGACTCGATGCGGGAGACGGCGGACCTCATCGACGAGCTGTCTCCCACTGCCCACCACGCCATGGTGGGCATCAGGATCTTTCCGGGAACCGGCCTTCAGAAGCTGGCGGTGGCCGAGGGAATGGATGAGGCGAGAACCATCGGCCTTGAGCCGATATTTTATATTGCCCGGGATGTGGCTGAAAGTGTTGTGGAGTTCGTCCGTGAGCGCGCCGTCGGCCGTCCCAACTGGATCGTACCGGGCCAAATGATCATGGCGGGGCAGGATTTTAAAGGCGTCCTCCGTCCCGAACGGTACGACAGCGGCCTCGGCTCCCATTTCAGGATGCAGGGCGTCAGGGGGCCCCTGTGGGAGATGATGGGCCGGAACGACGAAGATTAA
- a CDS encoding PAS domain S-box protein, producing the protein MKKKQIDHAKEIESLTKKISELEAVIQELTRPYDTLENGQSKLKDILKNIQEGYYETDLSGNMTYVNIPLTDMIGYRSDEILNENFRRFSPKKHHKGVVTAFNSVYRTGKPIKTLTGTFLKKNGDIRNFELSISPRKNRTGETIGFSGIVRDVSERLKAQKEISYLRELNDSIINSILDPLDIIDKNFKIVFQNDASVEQFGTGVGKRCYRFFSKRSSPCPNCETIHTITKKIPIKRETEYRGLVWEILSFPILMPDGETYGALEIFRDVTERKRATEAIKRSEERWKNLFDNSIDPFFTVDLKGNITAANTAMDQLTGYTKTELVRMRYTDLMDPDTAQRVKLHFNRLHRTGLPIQSKIYSIKNKFGDELIIEGNVNVIREGDEIVGFQGSFKDITVRKLMENALRESEERIRNIFETSADVIFVTNISGEIVDINPAIEAISGYSVKEMIGAYSHTFYKNPNQREELIEELKQKGYIKNKEMLFLKKDGSELEGLITIAPRLDSEGEILGIQGTIKDITEKKRLEQQLVQAQKMEALGNLAGGIAHNFNNILVGIMGYSEFLMKKKDENDSDYKAVKTIFESTIRAAEMTRQLLNIARAGEHTARKIQPEAIVKNTLPLIKNIFDKSISITTHIQKNIMPVIGDQGQLEQCLLNLCINARDAMPDGGELIIEIENRHIEEDYARSHLEARTGEYVVLTVSDTGCGMTPEVKQRIFEPFFTTKGDQGGTGMGLATLYGIIKNHEGFINVYSEEHVGTTFRLYLPISTEQVVEAPEEIVPVTVRGTETILLIDDEPYVLEMWGDLLEENGYVVLTAEDGFRGVEIYRERAGDIDLVVLDYIMPGMGGDIVIEQLKGIDADVKILVASGYSENGQAKGI; encoded by the coding sequence ATGAAAAAGAAACAGATCGACCATGCAAAAGAAATCGAATCACTCACGAAAAAAATCAGTGAACTTGAGGCCGTCATCCAGGAACTGACCCGTCCGTACGATACTCTGGAAAACGGACAATCAAAGCTGAAGGATATCCTGAAAAACATCCAGGAGGGATACTACGAAACCGATCTCTCCGGCAATATGACATATGTCAACATCCCCCTCACAGACATGATCGGGTATCGCTCCGATGAGATCCTGAATGAAAACTTCCGACGCTTTTCTCCCAAGAAGCATCATAAAGGTGTTGTCACCGCATTCAATTCGGTGTATCGAACGGGAAAACCGATCAAGACCCTCACCGGCACATTCTTGAAAAAAAACGGGGACATCCGTAACTTTGAACTCTCGATCTCGCCGCGAAAAAACAGGACCGGTGAAACCATCGGATTCTCGGGTATCGTCAGAGACGTCTCCGAACGACTCAAAGCGCAAAAGGAAATCAGTTATCTCAGGGAGCTCAACGACAGCATTATTAATTCCATACTCGATCCGTTGGATATCATAGATAAAAATTTCAAGATAGTCTTCCAAAACGACGCCAGTGTTGAACAATTCGGCACCGGCGTTGGGAAACGATGCTACCGCTTCTTTTCCAAACGCTCCTCTCCCTGTCCGAACTGCGAGACCATACACACCATAACAAAAAAAATTCCGATCAAGCGGGAGACGGAGTATCGTGGATTAGTCTGGGAGATCCTCTCATTCCCCATACTCATGCCGGACGGCGAAACATACGGCGCTCTTGAGATCTTTAGAGATGTAACCGAGCGAAAACGGGCGACGGAGGCCATAAAACGATCGGAAGAGCGGTGGAAAAATCTTTTCGACAACTCCATCGATCCATTCTTCACGGTTGACCTGAAGGGAAACATCACCGCGGCCAATACCGCCATGGATCAGCTCACAGGGTACACAAAAACCGAACTTGTCAGGATGCGTTATACGGACCTGATGGACCCTGATACGGCACAGCGGGTGAAGCTACATTTCAACCGATTGCATAGAACGGGATTACCGATACAAAGCAAGATCTATTCCATCAAAAACAAGTTCGGAGACGAGTTGATAATCGAGGGGAACGTCAATGTTATCAGAGAGGGGGACGAAATCGTCGGATTCCAGGGATCATTCAAGGATATTACGGTCAGGAAACTGATGGAGAACGCCCTGAGAGAATCCGAGGAGCGAATCAGGAATATCTTCGAAACGTCCGCGGACGTCATCTTCGTGACAAACATCAGCGGTGAAATTGTCGATATAAATCCCGCCATCGAAGCAATATCCGGATATTCCGTCAAAGAAATGATCGGGGCATACTCCCACACGTTCTACAAGAACCCGAACCAGAGAGAGGAACTCATTGAGGAGTTGAAACAAAAAGGGTATATAAAAAACAAGGAGATGCTTTTTTTAAAGAAGGACGGTTCCGAACTCGAAGGCCTCATTACGATAGCCCCCCGTCTCGATAGTGAGGGTGAAATACTCGGCATACAGGGCACCATCAAGGACATCACCGAGAAGAAGCGCCTTGAGCAGCAGCTCGTCCAGGCCCAGAAGATGGAGGCCCTGGGAAACCTCGCCGGGGGAATCGCCCACAACTTCAACAACATCCTCGTGGGCATCATGGGGTACTCGGAATTCCTCATGAAAAAAAAGGACGAAAACGATTCGGACTACAAGGCCGTCAAGACGATTTTCGAGAGCACCATCCGGGCCGCCGAAATGACCCGTCAGCTTTTGAATATCGCCAGGGCCGGCGAACACACCGCCCGAAAAATACAGCCCGAAGCCATCGTGAAAAACACCCTGCCGCTGATAAAAAACATCTTCGATAAAAGCATCTCCATCACCACCCACATTCAAAAGAACATCATGCCCGTCATCGGGGACCAGGGACAGCTTGAGCAGTGCCTGTTGAATCTCTGCATCAACGCCCGGGACGCCATGCCCGACGGGGGCGAGCTTATCATCGAGATCGAAAACCGGCACATCGAGGAGGACTACGCCCGATCCCACCTCGAGGCCCGGACCGGCGAATATGTGGTGCTGACGGTCTCGGACACAGGGTGCGGCATGACTCCCGAGGTAAAACAGCGGATTTTCGAGCCTTTTTTCACCACGAAGGGTGATCAGGGCGGCACCGGAATGGGGCTGGCGACGCTTTACGGCATTATCAAGAACCACGAGGGATTCATCAATGTCTACAGCGAAGAACACGTCGGCACGACCTTCAGACTCTACCTGCCCATATCGACGGAACAGGTGGTGGAGGCCCCGGAGGAGATCGTCCCCGTGACCGTGCGGGGAACAGAGACGATCCTGCTGATAGACGACGAGCCCTACGTGCTGGAAATGTGGGGGGATCTCCTAGAGGAGAACGGATATGTGGTATTGACCGCCGAGGACGGCTTCCGGGGGGTGGAAATATACCGGGAGCGGGCAGGAGACATCGACCTGGTGGTGCTCGATTACATCATGCCGGGTATGGGAGGGGATATCGTGATCGAACAGCTCAAGGGGATAGACGCCGATGTGAAGATTCTCGTCGCGTCGGGATACAGCGAAAACGGCCAGGCCAAGGGGATT
- a CDS encoding nuclear transport factor 2 family protein — protein sequence MGGKDTFAYSDIVEIEQVLYRCSHAVDKGEIETTVSLFQPDAALVITWEENGRHEGHDVIRKWFENYEQGVRSSTNYLRHRITCPVIDVDGDCASASSYLEVEAASKSAGTVIKTVGRYEDTLVRTDKGWRFAEKVIYMDNTYAV from the coding sequence ATGGGCGGTAAGGACACTTTCGCCTACTCGGATATCGTTGAAATCGAACAGGTGCTCTATCGGTGCAGTCACGCGGTGGACAAGGGCGAGATAGAAACAACCGTATCGCTCTTTCAGCCTGACGCCGCGCTGGTCATTACCTGGGAGGAAAACGGACGTCACGAGGGGCATGATGTAATACGGAAATGGTTCGAGAACTACGAGCAGGGTGTCCGGAGTTCAACGAATTATTTGCGACACCGGATCACCTGCCCCGTCATCGATGTCGACGGCGACTGTGCGTCGGCCTCTTCATACCTGGAAGTTGAGGCGGCCAGCAAGAGCGCCGGAACGGTCATTAAAACCGTGGGGCGATATGAAGATACTCTCGTTCGGACCGACAAGGGCTGGCGTTTCGCGGAAAAAGTGATTTACATGGACAACACCTATGCCGTCTGA